In Treponema vincentii, a single window of DNA contains:
- a CDS encoding lipoprotein 17-related variable surface protein, giving the protein MKRLILCITAVIAIGMTSCNSPLDHKGSSETPGVPSTPPQNLITLTESDVLTAFSLSKGHITASAAAKKITNGTPASGITFTERKMIAYDDQAGTFTVEVKGTKDGKNFSQKISVTGFTHPLAGKTIQSIADCELNLDDAIEHNYSLAKYIEEVKKDPSGKKLVKKLSFMLSDSVTTIELGEHDSYTLVAEAQAVGTKVWVQPSVVFRKLTEGGTETLVKNTEFSFTHLNSSLKKDYFEAKDVFKYILDKTADIAIKVDSKEFASSFYAFAKKSGQAPVNLFTEGFKTKIQNYAALYQNKDSDEHLALDISYGAFQPKNGGIDADDYTGTVTIKLCIATNEQIVNQNDITAIKPIEKSGFASIPDNAALAKKNHLFFNLIPKSSLSPADKTNWKNKVFSRALLRINESNNAIIDNPFGGSDSLFNLCVNSENTNPATYLGSAGGSYGGASKTKNNKVIFIENIQLEKKANSTSMEVLVKLKGSGPVLKVTTEP; this is encoded by the coding sequence ATGAAGAGACTAATACTCTGCATAACAGCGGTGATAGCTATCGGAATGACAAGCTGTAATTCGCCGTTAGATCATAAGGGGTCATCGGAAACACCTGGTGTCCCATCTACTCCTCCGCAAAATTTGATTACATTGACGGAATCGGACGTGCTTACGGCGTTCTCTCTCTCAAAGGGACATATCACCGCTTCGGCAGCCGCAAAAAAGATTACAAACGGCACTCCGGCAAGCGGCATTACCTTTACCGAAAGAAAAATGATTGCGTATGATGATCAAGCCGGTACCTTTACGGTTGAAGTAAAGGGGACGAAAGACGGTAAAAACTTTTCCCAAAAGATTTCCGTAACCGGATTTACGCATCCGCTTGCAGGTAAAACGATACAATCGATTGCCGATTGCGAGCTTAATTTGGACGACGCTATAGAACACAATTATTCGCTTGCAAAATATATTGAAGAAGTAAAAAAAGACCCGAGCGGAAAAAAGCTGGTAAAAAAATTATCGTTTATGCTGAGTGATTCCGTAACAACCATAGAACTTGGCGAACACGACAGCTATACACTGGTGGCAGAGGCGCAAGCGGTCGGTACGAAAGTGTGGGTACAGCCGAGCGTTGTGTTCCGAAAACTCACCGAGGGCGGGACAGAAACACTTGTCAAGAATACGGAATTTTCGTTTACCCATTTAAATTCGTCGCTGAAAAAAGACTATTTTGAAGCAAAGGATGTATTCAAGTATATTTTGGATAAAACCGCCGACATTGCTATAAAAGTTGATTCGAAGGAATTTGCTTCGTCCTTTTATGCTTTTGCAAAAAAATCCGGGCAAGCGCCGGTAAATCTTTTTACTGAGGGATTTAAAACAAAAATTCAAAACTACGCTGCTCTGTATCAGAATAAAGATTCAGATGAACACCTTGCACTTGATATTTCGTACGGTGCCTTTCAGCCTAAAAACGGCGGAATCGATGCCGATGACTACACAGGTACGGTTACGATAAAACTTTGTATTGCAACCAATGAACAGATTGTAAATCAAAACGATATTACGGCAATTAAACCGATAGAAAAGTCGGGGTTTGCAAGTATTCCCGATAATGCGGCTCTTGCGAAAAAGAATCATCTTTTCTTTAATCTTATACCGAAATCTTCATTATCACCGGCTGATAAAACCAACTGGAAGAACAAAGTATTTAGCAGAGCATTGTTGCGTATAAATGAATCCAATAATGCTATAATCGACAATCCTTTCGGCGGCAGCGATTCCCTTTTTAATTTGTGTGTAAACAGTGAAAATACGAATCCCGCCACTTATTTAGGCAGTGCAGGAGGCTCATACGGTGGGGCTTCAAAAACTAAAAATAATAAGGTTATCTTTATCGAAAACATACAATTGGAAAAAAAAGCCAATTCAACATCGATGGAAGTTCTGGTAAAACTCAAGGGTTCCGGCCCCGTATTAAAAGTAACCACCGAGCCGTAG
- a CDS encoding NusG domain II-containing protein, with protein MIPIFRRLRVFDYLIFASIITVSLWAGFFLYTGKNHIQRLVIETPSGKWIYPLTEPRTVVVPGAIGNTTIRIEHNTAFISDSPCPNKTCVNAAALKKAGDWNACMPNRVFLHIEGDTSEDMILPQN; from the coding sequence ATGATTCCTATTTTTCGCCGTTTGCGTGTTTTTGATTATCTTATTTTTGCTTCTATTATTACCGTTTCCCTGTGGGCGGGTTTTTTCCTCTATACCGGAAAGAATCACATACAGCGGCTGGTGATTGAAACGCCAAGCGGTAAATGGATATACCCGCTTACCGAACCGCGCACGGTAGTTGTACCCGGTGCAATCGGCAATACTACCATCCGGATAGAACATAATACCGCCTTTATCTCCGATTCGCCGTGTCCCAATAAAACCTGTGTGAATGCTGCAGCACTCAAAAAAGCAGGGGATTGGAATGCCTGTATGCCTAACAGGGTTTTCTTGCATATTGAAGGCGATACTTCCGAAGATATGATTCTGCCGCAGAACTAA
- a CDS encoding patatin-like phospholipase family protein yields the protein MKWALVLSGGGAAGLAYIGFFKALEELNFPKPDCIVGCSMGSIIGGLYASGKSVRDMEAVFEQPFDVNRYVGGRHIPLFKHALNQIIQYGTLITRMLSGTGADSGEKAHKFFLELSGCKSFKDCSIPFFCNALDLCSGKEVILQSGLLADAMRASASYPGLFIPVKQQKQMLIDACVMDNTPVWIARNQGYKNILALTFGALEPVTASELDTSIAVLTRTLACTTAHIALQPNEYPTAFINLTSARSSHDFSNPKKQIEFGYRKTMDNRDLLQTFFAKGINGKIQRALLTRKTRKEYSV from the coding sequence ATGAAATGGGCACTCGTGTTATCCGGAGGCGGAGCTGCAGGCCTCGCTTATATCGGTTTTTTTAAAGCACTTGAAGAATTAAACTTTCCTAAGCCTGACTGCATCGTCGGCTGCTCGATGGGATCGATTATCGGCGGTTTATATGCAAGCGGAAAATCGGTTCGGGATATGGAGGCTGTTTTCGAGCAACCCTTCGATGTTAACCGCTATGTAGGCGGCAGGCACATTCCGCTTTTTAAACACGCGCTTAATCAGATTATTCAGTACGGTACATTGATTACCCGTATGCTTTCCGGTACGGGGGCGGATTCGGGTGAAAAAGCCCATAAATTCTTTCTGGAACTTTCCGGTTGCAAATCTTTTAAAGACTGCAGCATCCCTTTTTTTTGCAATGCCTTGGATCTGTGCAGCGGTAAAGAGGTCATTTTACAGTCAGGTCTTTTAGCAGATGCGATGCGAGCGAGCGCTTCTTATCCGGGGCTTTTTATTCCCGTTAAGCAGCAAAAACAAATGCTGATCGACGCTTGTGTGATGGATAATACCCCCGTATGGATTGCCCGCAATCAGGGCTATAAAAATATCCTTGCTCTCACCTTCGGTGCACTTGAACCGGTTACCGCTTCCGAATTGGATACCTCGATTGCAGTATTGACGAGAACGCTTGCCTGTACTACCGCTCATATTGCATTGCAACCGAATGAATACCCCACGGCGTTTATCAATTTGACAAGTGCTCGTTCTTCCCATGATTTTTCCAATCCCAAAAAACAGATCGAGTTCGGATATCGGAAAACAATGGATAACAGGGATTTGCTGCAAACTTTTTTTGCAAAAGGTATTAACGGTAAAATACAACGAGCACTTTTAACTCGAAAAACAAGAAAAGAGTATAGCGTATGA
- a CDS encoding chemotaxis protein CheW, protein MAITDAQFQLVTFQLGEELYGVDIMDVKEIVKVQEVRQIPNAPYYVEGFFHLRNEIIPIISLHKRFHLKKADLDGDDEYLGGFIILKIGKYKIGIVIDRIARVVMVRQEDVQPPPQMITGIGTEYINGVIRQDSGYLILLDIRRLFNPKELQKLTTF, encoded by the coding sequence ATGGCGATTACTGACGCGCAGTTTCAATTGGTTACCTTTCAGCTCGGTGAAGAGCTTTACGGTGTCGATATAATGGATGTAAAAGAGATAGTAAAGGTTCAAGAAGTCCGACAGATTCCGAATGCACCGTATTACGTCGAAGGTTTTTTCCATTTGAGAAATGAAATTATACCGATTATCAGTTTGCATAAACGGTTCCATCTTAAAAAGGCGGATTTGGACGGTGACGATGAATATTTGGGAGGGTTTATCATCCTTAAAATCGGAAAATATAAAATCGGTATTGTGATTGACCGCATCGCACGTGTCGTTATGGTACGGCAAGAAGATGTTCAGCCGCCGCCCCAGATGATTACCGGTATCGGCACCGAATATATCAATGGGGTTATCCGCCAAGACTCCGGCTATCTTATCCTATTGGATATCCGCAGATTGTTTAATCCGAAAGAATTACAAAAACTTACCACCTTCTAG
- a CDS encoding NAD(+)/NADH kinase has protein sequence MQKNAIIILTTYKPHVAEMSKELLCFLQENRIQADIYEYDGLPPAKPIRKRYDFAVSLGGDGTVLFAARYCAPKKIPVFPINLGEFGFIAGVEPAHWKQALGEYLAGNAEHHERLMLSTAVYRNGECVGSFDALNDVVVSGGGIAKLINLALSFNGISFGVYRADGVIVSSPTGSTAYSAASGGPIMDPTVAAFVLTPISAFSLSNRPVVLPASGTMRIEVLHNRQKDVIVSIDGQELFPLCEGDKIEIKMSRHRLKLIGCSPEAFYTALRSKLAWSGSPLQE, from the coding sequence ATGCAAAAGAATGCCATTATCATCCTAACAACCTATAAGCCGCACGTAGCGGAGATGTCCAAGGAGCTTCTTTGCTTTTTGCAAGAAAACCGGATTCAAGCGGATATCTATGAATATGACGGCTTACCACCGGCAAAACCGATACGGAAGCGGTATGATTTTGCCGTCAGCCTTGGGGGGGACGGTACGGTGCTGTTTGCAGCGCGGTACTGTGCACCGAAAAAAATACCGGTATTTCCCATTAACCTCGGTGAATTCGGCTTTATTGCGGGCGTTGAACCGGCACATTGGAAGCAAGCGCTCGGAGAATACCTCGCAGGGAATGCGGAACACCACGAGCGGCTGATGCTTTCTACCGCCGTGTATCGTAACGGCGAATGCGTCGGCTCCTTCGATGCGCTCAACGATGTGGTTGTTTCAGGCGGCGGTATTGCAAAGCTGATAAACCTCGCACTTTCCTTTAACGGTATCTCTTTCGGCGTATATCGGGCGGACGGCGTTATCGTGTCGAGCCCGACCGGTTCTACCGCATATTCGGCAGCCTCCGGCGGCCCTATTATGGATCCGACGGTTGCGGCCTTTGTTCTTACCCCCATCTCGGCATTTTCCCTGTCAAACCGGCCGGTCGTGTTACCTGCTTCCGGTACGATGCGTATTGAGGTTTTGCATAATCGTCAAAAAGATGTTATTGTATCTATAGACGGACAGGAGTTGTTTCCGCTCTGCGAAGGCGACAAAATTGAAATTAAGATGTCGCGCCACCGATTAAAACTCATCGGGTGCTCACCGGAAGCGTTTTACACGGCGCTCCGGTCAAAATTAGCGTGGTCGGGAAGTCCGTTGCAGGAATAA
- the recN gene encoding DNA repair protein RecN, with amino-acid sequence MLETISVKNIALIDELSLDFNAHLNVLSGETGAGKSILIGALSFLLGGKVTADIIRTGAAEAAVSGTFYLANTHPEAAAWLDERGIEPENNRILLRRTLKENGRGGIWIQDTQVSRAELEEFTSFLVDIHGQHDHQSLFKTAEHRRFLDSYAGILDEVRAFSLLYTRLAEIKAKLETIGHSEKERTERADYLAFVIDEIDNARLQPDEDEVLEAEETKLCQYEKLYEQVETLQNLCTQEQGIVPQLKKLQHISDSVTAIDPAVQEYAERIENAYYEMQDIGEFFSSYLSKLVFDPDRLEQVQERLSLINKLKKKYGATIKDILAYRESAHTELDSLGESEQDKTALEKEVPALEAKLFAAGTALSQKRKTAAADLQQNIQTTLTRLGMPKVIFTVQVTAAEPNGNKQTAGLYGFDSVEFLISTNPGEPVKPLNKIASGGELSRVMLALKTVLTAADEADTLVFDEIDTGIGGEVARTVAEHLKRLSDNKQILCITHLAVIAAAADTHIKILKIQSEHTSRTSAQQIDGEARIEEIARMLAGDEVSAASRIHAKELLSRQGSIG; translated from the coding sequence ATGCTCGAAACCATTTCGGTAAAAAATATTGCGCTTATCGACGAGCTTTCTCTCGATTTTAACGCTCATTTGAATGTGCTGTCGGGAGAAACCGGCGCAGGAAAATCAATTTTGATCGGAGCGCTCAGCTTTTTACTCGGCGGGAAGGTTACCGCGGATATTATCCGCACGGGCGCTGCCGAAGCGGCGGTGTCCGGTACATTCTACCTTGCGAATACCCATCCCGAAGCCGCCGCATGGCTTGACGAGCGCGGCATAGAACCGGAAAACAATCGGATATTGTTGCGACGCACACTGAAAGAAAACGGCCGCGGCGGTATTTGGATTCAAGACACGCAAGTATCCCGTGCCGAACTTGAAGAATTCACCTCCTTTTTAGTTGATATCCACGGTCAGCATGACCATCAATCTCTTTTTAAAACAGCGGAACACCGCCGGTTTTTGGATTCCTACGCAGGCATCCTTGATGAGGTACGGGCATTCAGCCTTCTTTATACCCGCCTCGCCGAAATAAAAGCAAAGCTGGAAACGATCGGCCATTCCGAAAAAGAGCGTACCGAACGGGCAGACTATCTTGCATTCGTCATCGATGAAATCGACAATGCACGGTTACAACCGGACGAGGACGAGGTGCTTGAGGCGGAAGAAACAAAGCTCTGCCAGTACGAAAAACTGTATGAGCAGGTTGAGACGCTGCAAAACCTCTGTACGCAGGAACAGGGCATCGTACCGCAGCTTAAAAAACTACAGCATATCTCTGACAGCGTTACCGCTATCGACCCCGCCGTTCAGGAATATGCCGAGCGGATAGAAAACGCCTACTACGAAATGCAGGATATCGGCGAATTTTTCAGCTCGTATCTTTCAAAACTCGTATTTGATCCCGACCGGTTGGAACAGGTGCAAGAGCGGCTTTCCCTTATCAATAAGCTCAAAAAAAAATACGGTGCAACCATCAAGGATATCCTCGCCTATCGGGAATCCGCACACACGGAGCTGGACTCTCTCGGCGAAAGCGAGCAGGATAAAACCGCTCTGGAGAAGGAAGTCCCCGCGCTTGAAGCAAAACTGTTTGCAGCCGGTACCGCCCTGTCGCAAAAGCGGAAAACCGCCGCAGCGGATCTTCAACAGAACATTCAAACTACCCTCACCCGCCTCGGTATGCCCAAGGTAATATTTACCGTGCAGGTTACGGCAGCCGAACCGAATGGAAATAAGCAGACTGCCGGTCTCTACGGGTTCGATTCGGTGGAATTTTTAATCAGCACCAATCCGGGAGAGCCGGTCAAACCGCTCAACAAAATAGCGTCGGGTGGTGAACTCTCGCGTGTCATGCTGGCACTGAAAACCGTCCTCACCGCAGCCGATGAAGCGGATACCCTTGTATTCGACGAAATAGATACCGGTATCGGCGGAGAGGTTGCCCGCACCGTTGCGGAACATCTGAAAAGATTGTCCGACAATAAACAGATATTATGCATTACACACCTTGCGGTTATTGCCGCCGCTGCCGATACTCATATTAAGATACTGAAAATACAATCCGAACATACAAGCCGCACATCGGCGCAGCAAATAGACGGAGAAGCCCGTATTGAAGAAATTGCACGGATGCTCGCAGGCGATGAGGTGAGTGCCGCTTCACGTATTCATGCAAAAGAGCTATTATCAAGGCAAGGAAGCATAGGATAA
- a CDS encoding HD domain-containing protein — MFTKEIVFKLFEAFSIQRWNDLVRPFDIVEMDKTAEKMFLSFIIGKYEEKNGNTVNWLTIINHSFFELLRRIALCDMKSPVQRIIRSEYPEEYKKLNRWVLDKYKTIITDPLFLDEFASYLFDPADPTDISFRVLRAAHKYSAMRELDMIRMVNEPFRLTEIDKCLEADIADFMDLTGLQLLLTRQQPYYFITEIEKLRFQTRWNQTPRVPATTVLGHSYFVAALVFLMSRTLELAPHRLAMNFFAALFHDLPEAVTRDIISPVKQATDRLPEVVKHIEDEIVAKELLPLMDDFYREEVLYFIQDEFENRIKLDGETRCITSEELNTTYAAPEFCGIDGKLIRAADHIAAFVEADSSINFGIRSEQLEEGRANILHHYGKNTVINGFSLESFFESYR, encoded by the coding sequence ATGTTCACGAAAGAAATAGTATTCAAACTCTTTGAAGCATTTTCCATTCAGCGGTGGAATGATTTAGTCCGCCCCTTCGATATTGTCGAAATGGACAAGACGGCGGAAAAAATGTTCCTCAGTTTTATCATCGGTAAATATGAAGAAAAGAATGGAAACACGGTCAATTGGCTTACCATCATTAACCATTCGTTCTTTGAGCTGCTGCGCCGCATCGCACTCTGCGATATGAAATCTCCGGTGCAGCGCATTATCCGCTCGGAATATCCCGAAGAATATAAAAAACTGAATCGCTGGGTACTTGATAAATACAAGACAATTATCACCGATCCGCTTTTTCTTGATGAGTTTGCATCCTACCTTTTTGACCCGGCTGACCCTACGGATATAAGTTTTCGAGTGCTGCGCGCGGCACATAAATATTCGGCAATGCGTGAGCTCGATATGATCCGCATGGTGAACGAACCTTTCCGGCTGACTGAAATCGACAAATGCTTAGAGGCAGATATCGCCGATTTTATGGACTTAACAGGTTTGCAGCTTTTGCTGACACGACAGCAACCGTATTATTTTATTACGGAGATCGAAAAGCTACGGTTCCAAACCCGCTGGAACCAAACGCCGCGGGTACCGGCGACGACAGTACTCGGGCATTCGTACTTTGTTGCCGCGCTGGTTTTCTTAATGAGCCGCACGCTCGAGCTGGCGCCGCACCGGCTTGCGATGAACTTTTTTGCAGCGCTGTTCCACGACTTACCGGAAGCGGTTACCCGCGATATTATTTCCCCGGTAAAGCAGGCAACCGATCGGCTACCCGAAGTGGTTAAGCATATCGAAGATGAAATTGTCGCGAAGGAATTGCTCCCGTTGATGGACGACTTTTACCGCGAAGAGGTACTGTACTTTATTCAAGATGAATTTGAAAACCGGATTAAACTGGACGGAGAAACCCGCTGCATAACAAGCGAAGAGCTAAATACAACATACGCGGCGCCTGAGTTCTGCGGGATTGACGGTAAACTGATCCGTGCGGCAGACCACATCGCAGCCTTTGTAGAAGCCGACAGTTCCATCAACTTCGGCATCCGCTCCGAACAGCTGGAAGAAGGCAGGGCAAATATCCTGCACCACTACGGAAAAAATACCGTCATCAACGGCTTTTCCCTAGAAAGCTTTTTCGAATCGTACCGTTAA
- a CDS encoding cyclic nucleotide-binding domain-containing protein, protein MNIVEIPLPLLRNELSAVSFLSCISEEELGALAQFSQLCAFDEGEVLIAEGTINADLYILMSGSLDVIKQGKWNKQVHVATLKDHASVGESALLEDELSTATVRAAEDTIVLILSRSQFKKYINAYPKAGLVMMTYIVFSLLQKLRSASEELADERSMVFAQEYLTAMVDMFQEDGKDGSSDSNDEPR, encoded by the coding sequence ATGAATATTGTAGAAATCCCGTTACCGCTGTTGCGGAATGAACTTTCGGCTGTGTCTTTTTTATCCTGCATATCCGAAGAAGAGCTCGGAGCGCTCGCGCAGTTTTCTCAGCTTTGCGCATTTGACGAAGGTGAGGTGCTGATTGCGGAAGGTACGATAAACGCCGATTTGTATATTTTGATGAGCGGTTCCCTTGATGTGATAAAACAAGGAAAATGGAATAAACAGGTACATGTCGCAACATTGAAAGATCACGCTTCGGTCGGCGAGTCGGCACTTCTGGAGGATGAACTCAGTACCGCAACGGTACGCGCTGCCGAAGACACGATTGTGTTGATCCTTTCTCGCAGTCAGTTCAAAAAATATATTAACGCCTATCCCAAGGCAGGATTGGTGATGATGACCTATATCGTCTTCAGTCTGTTACAAAAGCTGCGCAGCGCAAGCGAAGAGCTCGCCGACGAACGCAGTATGGTATTTGCACAGGAATACTTAACCGCGATGGTCGATATGTTTCAAGAGGATGGAAAAGACGGAAGCTCCGACTCAAATGATGAACCGCGATAA
- a CDS encoding acyl-CoA reductase, whose product MQTKTDEVIISPQSAVTLLAGVLQPEREPYPVFSPETMEFLAAVSAEIGASELHSIPEIAAFGFWCRRAHLEALAKRHASPFPRLGRGLAFHIAPSNVPTMFAYSYTIGLLAGNANIVRLSERGGEISTLLCACIGRMLDRPEFEAIKRRTSFISYGRDDAVTAAYMAECDARVVWGGDETIRRIRALPMPPHAVELVFPDRWSFALFSQAAFSQADEETLAVWAHRFYNDTYLMDQNACSAPHLVVWENDGDDSTVRLRWWEKVAAEAQAAYRFGAYQAARKYEQLCLAAMTLPEEISVKQYAGNLLYVATLAKLPANAVETLRGTFGFFFETEIRNKEELLPLLSFKVQTLCAEGYRREELARFFAQRRSAGIDRISALGQAMEMDTIWDGKDLIAELSRFII is encoded by the coding sequence ATGCAAACGAAAACCGATGAAGTTATCATATCGCCGCAAAGCGCCGTAACATTGTTGGCAGGTGTTTTGCAGCCGGAAAGGGAACCGTATCCCGTGTTTTCACCGGAGACAATGGAGTTCCTTGCTGCGGTGTCGGCTGAAATCGGCGCATCGGAATTGCATTCCATACCGGAGATTGCTGCATTCGGCTTCTGGTGCCGCAGGGCGCATCTTGAAGCCTTGGCTAAACGCCATGCTTCGCCTTTTCCGCGTCTCGGTCGGGGGCTGGCATTCCACATTGCGCCTTCAAACGTACCGACGATGTTTGCCTATTCATATACAATCGGGCTGCTTGCAGGGAACGCAAACATCGTACGGCTGTCGGAGCGGGGCGGCGAAATCAGCACATTGCTCTGCGCCTGCATCGGCCGGATGCTGGATCGCCCTGAGTTTGAAGCTATAAAACGGCGGACATCGTTTATCAGCTACGGTCGGGATGATGCGGTAACCGCTGCGTATATGGCCGAGTGCGATGCGCGGGTAGTGTGGGGCGGGGACGAAACGATACGCCGCATACGTGCGCTGCCGATGCCGCCTCATGCGGTTGAACTGGTATTCCCCGACCGCTGGTCGTTTGCGCTGTTCAGTCAAGCGGCATTTTCCCAAGCGGATGAAGAAACGCTCGCCGTATGGGCGCACCGGTTTTACAACGATACATATTTGATGGATCAAAATGCCTGTTCCGCCCCGCACCTTGTTGTGTGGGAAAACGACGGAGATGATTCTACAGTGCGTCTCCGCTGGTGGGAAAAAGTTGCGGCGGAAGCCCAAGCGGCGTATCGGTTCGGCGCCTATCAAGCGGCGCGGAAATACGAGCAGCTGTGTCTTGCGGCGATGACCTTACCTGAGGAAATATCCGTCAAACAGTATGCGGGGAATCTTTTATATGTAGCGACTTTGGCAAAGCTGCCTGCCAATGCGGTGGAGACGCTGCGGGGAACATTCGGCTTTTTCTTTGAAACCGAAATCCGCAATAAAGAGGAACTGTTGCCGCTGCTCTCGTTCAAGGTGCAAACGCTCTGTGCGGAAGGCTACCGGCGGGAAGAACTCGCTCGGTTTTTTGCGCAGCGACGTTCGGCAGGTATCGACCGAATCTCCGCATTGGGGCAGGCGATGGAGATGGACACGATTTGGGACGGTAAAGATCTAATCGCTGAATTATCGCGGTTCATCATTTGA
- a CDS encoding acyl-protein synthetase: MTIDEFIQLKPYSLTHQEKAAAYTELLTERTAFHRNHCEPYGRLLKALGIPENAAFSAETAPMLPVSVFKELPLKSVPEEAVFKTLTSSGTTGQRVSQIYLDAETAANQQQVLYRIIADFAGENRIPYLVFDTKKTLRDRKMFSARGAGILGFSLLASRTCYALDENMELDIPAVQNFLAEHASEPVLAFGFTFIIYKHVIRVLEEKKIRLDIPNGILIHGGGWKNLINEAVSPEEFKARITAATGIARISNYYGMAEQTGCIYMECPEGHLHASIWSDVLFRRAKDFSVCGIGEQGIVQVLSPLPGSYPGHSLLTEDTGVLLGEDDCPCGRLGKYFSITGRIPRAEIRGCSDTYEG, translated from the coding sequence ATGACCATAGATGAATTCATACAGCTGAAACCGTATTCATTGACGCATCAAGAAAAAGCGGCGGCGTACACTGAGCTGCTGACGGAGCGGACGGCCTTTCACCGTAACCATTGTGAGCCGTATGGACGGCTGTTAAAAGCCTTAGGTATTCCGGAGAATGCTGCTTTTTCGGCGGAGACGGCACCGATGCTGCCGGTGTCGGTTTTTAAGGAGCTTCCACTCAAGAGTGTTCCCGAAGAAGCAGTGTTTAAAACGCTCACCTCATCGGGAACAACCGGTCAGCGTGTTTCGCAGATTTATTTGGATGCGGAAACGGCGGCGAATCAGCAACAGGTGCTGTACCGGATTATTGCCGATTTTGCCGGTGAAAACAGGATTCCCTATTTAGTATTTGATACGAAAAAAACGCTGCGGGATAGGAAGATGTTTTCGGCACGGGGAGCCGGTATCTTGGGCTTTTCTTTGCTGGCCTCCCGTACCTGTTACGCGCTTGACGAAAATATGGAGCTGGATATTCCGGCTGTTCAAAATTTTCTTGCCGAACATGCGAGCGAGCCGGTGCTTGCCTTCGGTTTCACCTTTATCATCTATAAACACGTGATCCGTGTTCTTGAAGAAAAAAAGATACGCCTTGATATTCCGAATGGGATACTGATACATGGCGGCGGCTGGAAGAACCTCATTAACGAGGCTGTTTCTCCGGAAGAGTTTAAAGCGCGGATAACCGCTGCGACCGGCATTGCGCGTATCAGCAACTATTACGGCATGGCGGAACAGACCGGTTGTATTTATATGGAATGCCCTGAGGGGCATCTGCACGCAAGCATTTGGTCTGACGTGCTTTTCAGGCGGGCAAAGGATTTCAGCGTGTGCGGCATCGGGGAGCAGGGGATTGTACAGGTACTCTCGCCGCTACCCGGCTCTTACCCGGGGCATTCGCTGTTGACTGAGGATACCGGTGTGCTGTTGGGAGAGGATGACTGTCCCTGCGGGCGGCTCGGTAAGTATTTTTCCATTACCGGACGTATCCCGCGCGCGGAGATAAGGGGATGCAGCGACACGTATGAAGGATGA
- a CDS encoding MBL fold metallo-hydrolase yields the protein MRERFPDAQVMASEQCNVGMQNARLNMSRMMEVYLTFFGKSGVSYTPFVCRPADKTYSEACTLDWREHTFRFVPLPGHTAGSVGIFLDDDIFFSGDYLLPGREVILRLPGGSEKDYHEITEPFLATLPVGIHIYPGHGKDYHYHDHR from the coding sequence ATGAGGGAGCGTTTTCCCGATGCGCAGGTAATGGCGAGCGAGCAGTGTAATGTCGGGATGCAGAATGCGCGGCTCAATATGTCGCGGATGATGGAGGTGTATCTCACCTTTTTCGGCAAGTCGGGTGTGTCTTATACCCCGTTTGTGTGCCGCCCTGCAGATAAAACATATAGCGAGGCCTGTACGTTGGACTGGCGCGAGCATACGTTCCGCTTTGTGCCGTTGCCCGGGCATACCGCAGGCAGTGTCGGTATTTTTCTTGATGACGATATCTTTTTTTCGGGTGATTATTTGTTGCCGGGCAGGGAGGTGATTTTGCGGCTTCCCGGCGGCAGCGAAAAAGACTATCACGAAATCACGGAACCCTTCTTAGCAACATTACCGGTCGGTATTCATATTTACCCCGGGCACGGCAAGGATTATCATTATCATGACCATAGATGA
- a CDS encoding acyl carrier protein: MTNLEKYDRIFLQNFPVKKEDLPGLKYRGLKEWDSVGHMDLVGLIEETFGINLSTLDVLEFSTYEKGKTILAKYGVEI, encoded by the coding sequence ATGACAAATCTTGAAAAATATGACCGCATTTTTTTACAGAATTTTCCGGTTAAAAAAGAGGATTTACCCGGATTAAAGTACCGCGGTTTGAAAGAATGGGATTCGGTTGGGCACATGGACTTGGTAGGCCTTATCGAAGAAACGTTCGGAATTAATTTAAGTACGCTGGATGTTTTGGAATTTTCAACTTACGAGAAAGGCAAAACGATTCTGGCGAAATACGGTGTAGAGATTTAA